In Flammeovirgaceae bacterium 311, one DNA window encodes the following:
- a CDS encoding Zinc carboxypeptidase (COG2866 Predicted carboxypeptidase) yields MKNIFTLYALCLAGLINPLLAQQNLKNPDEFLGYTLGTRFTPHHRVVQYFEYLADNSDKVQIQPYGTTYEHRPLMLAFISSPANLARLESIRQNNLRRAGVLEGRVEPEEPVSLVWLSYNVHGNEAVSTEASMAVLHALVEAEDDNIEEWLQNVVVIIDPAVNPDGRDRYVNWYNAVVGEQHNVLPEAREHQEPWPGGRANHYLFDLNRDWAWQTQRESRQRMQVYNRWLPHIHADFHEQGVDDPYYFAPAAEPFHQYITEWQREFQTSIGLNNTRYFDEKGWLYFTRERFDLLYPSYGDTYPTFNGAIGMTYEQGGSGRAGLAVLTSQNDTLTLTDRILHHYTTSLSTIETTANNHQEVIRNFESFFRSSSQRPPGKYLSYLIPAQNAPDKRQALREFLNLHQINYAEASAARNFRGWSYADGRESSFRANAGDLVISARQPKAVLVQVLMDPTTQVSDSVTYDITAWSLPYVFGLEAYATAEPIATRAPAENRAYALNINAENPYAYVLPWQSLDDSRFLAELLQQGIKVRYSLEPFTTNGREYGRGSLVVTRAGNQHLGERFDFLVKESARNWERPLQAVGTGFVAQGKDFGSSSIRYINQPKVAVLSGEGVSSLSFGEVWHFFDQQLGYPATILGTNYLDRVQMNKFDVLILPSGSYAGIITNDVHEQLMNWVRSGGKLILMADAVNAFAGREGIGIERKKAASDKEEEGEDNMELRLKTFASSEREAISSYNAGSIYRVTLDPTHPLAFGYEQEYFSLKTGTDSYEYLKGGWNVGTIRSEKAHMSGFVGEQAREKLANTLVFGVEEKGGGEIIYMVDNPLFRAFWHSGKLFFANAVFFVGQ; encoded by the coding sequence ATGAAAAATATTTTTACGCTCTATGCGCTTTGCCTTGCCGGCCTGATAAACCCCCTGCTTGCACAGCAAAACCTTAAAAACCCTGATGAATTTCTTGGCTATACACTTGGTACACGCTTCACCCCACATCACAGGGTAGTACAGTATTTCGAATATCTGGCAGATAATAGCGATAAGGTACAAATACAGCCCTATGGCACTACCTATGAGCACCGGCCCCTCATGCTTGCCTTTATCAGCAGCCCCGCAAACCTGGCCCGTCTGGAGAGCATACGTCAGAACAACCTGCGGCGGGCAGGGGTACTGGAGGGCAGGGTAGAGCCAGAAGAGCCCGTTTCGCTGGTGTGGCTTAGCTATAACGTGCATGGAAATGAAGCAGTAAGTACAGAAGCTTCTATGGCGGTGTTGCATGCCCTGGTGGAAGCCGAGGACGACAACATAGAGGAATGGCTTCAGAATGTGGTGGTTATTATAGATCCGGCCGTAAATCCCGATGGGCGGGACCGCTATGTAAACTGGTACAATGCTGTAGTAGGAGAGCAGCACAATGTGCTGCCGGAGGCACGCGAGCACCAGGAACCGTGGCCAGGCGGCCGTGCCAACCATTACCTCTTTGACCTGAACCGCGACTGGGCCTGGCAAACCCAACGCGAAAGCCGCCAGCGCATGCAGGTGTATAACCGCTGGCTGCCGCACATTCATGCCGATTTTCATGAGCAGGGCGTGGATGATCCATATTATTTTGCACCCGCAGCAGAGCCATTCCACCAGTATATAACCGAGTGGCAGCGCGAGTTTCAGACAAGCATTGGCCTGAACAACACCCGCTATTTTGATGAAAAAGGCTGGCTTTACTTTACCCGCGAGCGCTTTGACCTGCTCTACCCGAGCTATGGCGATACCTATCCTACTTTTAACGGTGCCATTGGTATGACCTACGAGCAGGGCGGTTCCGGACGTGCCGGCCTGGCCGTACTCACCAGCCAGAACGATACCCTCACCCTTACAGATCGCATTCTGCACCATTATACCACCAGCCTGTCTACCATAGAGACTACGGCCAACAACCATCAGGAAGTAATCAGGAATTTTGAGAGTTTCTTCCGCAGTTCCAGCCAGCGCCCCCCGGGCAAGTACCTTAGCTACCTGATTCCGGCACAGAATGCCCCCGATAAGCGGCAGGCACTGCGGGAGTTCCTGAACCTGCATCAGATCAATTATGCCGAAGCCAGTGCAGCACGCAATTTCCGTGGCTGGAGCTATGCAGATGGCCGGGAAAGCAGTTTCCGTGCCAATGCCGGAGACCTGGTAATTTCTGCCCGGCAGCCTAAAGCAGTGCTGGTGCAGGTATTAATGGATCCAACCACCCAGGTGAGCGATTCAGTTACCTACGATATCACAGCCTGGTCGCTTCCCTATGTGTTTGGGCTGGAGGCCTATGCAACTGCCGAACCTATTGCCACAAGAGCACCTGCTGAAAACAGGGCTTATGCACTGAACATCAATGCTGAAAATCCTTACGCCTATGTACTGCCCTGGCAAAGTCTTGACGACAGCCGCTTTCTGGCAGAACTGCTGCAGCAGGGTATCAAAGTACGCTATAGCCTGGAGCCTTTTACCACCAATGGCAGGGAGTATGGGCGGGGGTCCCTTGTGGTAACCCGCGCAGGCAATCAGCACCTGGGCGAGCGCTTCGATTTTCTGGTAAAGGAATCGGCCCGTAACTGGGAACGGCCGTTGCAGGCTGTGGGTACGGGGTTTGTGGCTCAGGGAAAAGACTTTGGTTCTTCCAGCATTCGTTATATTAACCAGCCTAAAGTAGCTGTTTTATCCGGCGAGGGGGTTTCTTCCCTGTCGTTTGGCGAGGTATGGCACTTTTTCGATCAGCAGCTTGGCTATCCGGCAACTATACTGGGCACTAATTACCTTGATCGGGTACAGATGAATAAGTTTGATGTACTGATCCTGCCAAGTGGTTCCTATGCAGGCATCATCACCAATGATGTGCACGAACAGCTGATGAACTGGGTTCGCTCAGGCGGAAAACTAATTCTGATGGCAGATGCTGTAAATGCATTTGCCGGCAGGGAAGGCATAGGCATTGAACGTAAAAAAGCAGCTTCTGATAAAGAGGAGGAGGGAGAAGATAATATGGAGCTGCGCCTTAAAACCTTTGCCAGCAGCGAGCGCGAAGCCATTAGCAGCTACAATGCCGGCAGTATCTACCGGGTAACACTCGATCCTACCCATCCGCTGGCATTCGGTTATGAGCAGGAGTACTTCAGCTTAAAAACCGGTACCGATAGTTATGAATACCTGAAAGGGGGCTGGAATGTAGGCACCATTCGTTCAGAAAAAGCACATATGAGTGGCTTTGTGGGCGAACAAGCCAGAGAAAAGCTGGCAAACACCCTTGTTTTCGGTGTTGAGGAAAAAGGAGGGGGCGAGATTATTTATATGGTGGATAACCCGCTTTTCCGTGCCTTCTGGCACAGTGGTAAATTATTCTTTGCAAATGCAGTATTCTTTGTAGGCCAATGA
- a CDS encoding BNR repeat-containing protein, whose protein sequence is MSTNFYRLLLAVMLLAACTSEERKAEQAPEERLVFNTLASPADSLARYPHLLADEEENRLWMSWMVQDTPDSASLWMAALDGETGEWQQPQLVHAGNRLMVNWADYPHLLKNGQEAGILYMQVADPTAPYAYHVMWKGAGKAEQRLHTDSSATEHGFVSTAVLPGGQQAVIWLDGNKYAGAGDGHGHGHGGEMTLRFRSLAADGKLLPAQEVDGRTCDCCNTAMVATPDGAMAFYRDRSDEEIRDIYYSRYREGSWSAPKPVHRDGWEVKGCPVNGPAADALNEQVVVAWFTGAGGNNKVNVRFSDDMGESWGRVLVADSLKPLGRVGIKLTAGGSALLSWLDGEGRLVLRQLNPNGQMGETQVLADSLSSRKSGFPQLVRLKEKVYLAWTQPEPYTQLKVVEGVWKQ, encoded by the coding sequence ATGAGCACAAATTTTTATAGGCTGCTGCTGGCAGTAATGCTGCTGGCTGCATGCACATCAGAAGAAAGAAAAGCAGAACAAGCGCCGGAAGAAAGGCTGGTGTTTAACACGCTGGCATCACCGGCCGATAGCCTTGCCCGCTATCCGCACCTGCTGGCAGACGAAGAGGAAAATCGGCTCTGGATGAGCTGGATGGTGCAGGATACTCCCGATTCTGCCTCCCTCTGGATGGCAGCCCTTGACGGAGAAACAGGCGAATGGCAGCAGCCTCAATTGGTACATGCAGGCAATAGGCTGATGGTGAACTGGGCAGATTACCCGCACCTGCTGAAAAACGGCCAGGAAGCCGGTATCCTGTATATGCAGGTGGCCGATCCCACAGCGCCCTATGCCTATCATGTAATGTGGAAAGGGGCAGGCAAAGCAGAGCAGCGGTTGCATACCGACAGCTCCGCTACCGAACATGGCTTTGTCAGTACAGCTGTCTTACCCGGAGGCCAGCAGGCTGTTATTTGGCTGGATGGAAACAAATATGCCGGTGCCGGAGATGGGCACGGACATGGACATGGTGGCGAAATGACCCTTCGCTTTCGCTCTCTGGCAGCAGATGGTAAGCTGCTGCCTGCACAGGAAGTTGATGGACGTACCTGCGATTGCTGCAATACTGCCATGGTAGCAACACCAGATGGTGCCATGGCCTTTTATCGGGATCGTTCTGATGAAGAGATCCGCGACATCTATTACAGCCGCTACAGGGAAGGCAGCTGGTCTGCACCCAAGCCTGTGCATAGGGATGGATGGGAAGTGAAAGGATGTCCTGTAAACGGGCCTGCAGCCGATGCCCTTAACGAGCAGGTGGTGGTAGCCTGGTTTACCGGCGCCGGTGGAAATAACAAAGTGAATGTTCGCTTCAGTGATGACATGGGCGAAAGCTGGGGCCGGGTACTGGTTGCAGACAGCCTGAAGCCCCTGGGCCGGGTAGGCATTAAGTTAACAGCCGGTGGCAGCGCCCTGCTAAGCTGGCTCGATGGAGAAGGAAGGCTCGTGCTGCGGCAGCTGAACCCAAATGGCCAAATGGGAGAAACACAAGTTCTGGCAGACAGCCTCAGCAGCCGCAAGAGCGGATTTCCGCAGCTGGTACGCCTGAAGGAAAAAGTATACCTGGCCTGGACTCAGCCCGAACCCTACACTCAGTTAAAGGTAGTGGAAGGGGTCTGGAAGCAATAA
- a CDS encoding GumN family protein (COG3735 Uncharacterized protein conserved in bacteria): MNFSRKFALNYTLFLVGISTLCFVALYTLMPVQAIAQEQEEQSLLWKISGGGLKQPSYLYGTIHAICMEDLLVSESMLQAMQNSRQLALEVNISDVAELKQLQAGMQMKTPSKLSDYLSASEYSLVERFYRDSLGVALDQLQSMKPFFISSLLYSKLLNCPVLSYEMQLSRMMGLQNKPVVGLEGASAQLKALDAIPYQEQAKLLLEAVKNYEELREDFWNMVVSYKNKDLESLFYIVRETSLGMKNYEKILLQDRNRRWIPTVETIARNKPTFFAVGAAHLPGEDGLINLLRRRGYTIEAIVY; the protein is encoded by the coding sequence ATGAATTTCAGCAGAAAATTTGCACTTAATTACACTTTATTTTTGGTAGGAATTTCTACCCTCTGTTTTGTAGCACTTTATACGTTGATGCCTGTACAGGCAATTGCACAGGAACAAGAGGAACAATCGCTGCTCTGGAAAATTTCAGGGGGTGGGTTAAAACAGCCTTCTTACCTCTACGGTACCATTCATGCCATTTGTATGGAAGATCTGCTGGTGTCTGAATCTATGTTGCAGGCAATGCAAAATAGCCGACAGCTGGCACTGGAGGTAAACATATCTGATGTTGCCGAGCTAAAGCAGCTGCAGGCGGGTATGCAAATGAAAACCCCCAGCAAGCTAAGTGACTACCTTTCTGCCAGTGAATACAGCCTGGTAGAGCGGTTCTATCGCGATTCTCTGGGCGTTGCCCTGGACCAGCTGCAAAGCATGAAGCCTTTCTTCATCAGTTCGCTGCTCTACTCCAAACTGCTAAATTGCCCAGTGCTTTCTTACGAGATGCAGCTCTCGCGCATGATGGGCCTACAGAACAAACCTGTAGTAGGCCTGGAGGGCGCTTCAGCGCAGCTAAAAGCGCTGGATGCCATTCCCTACCAGGAGCAGGCAAAGCTGCTGCTAGAGGCTGTAAAGAATTATGAAGAACTGCGTGAAGATTTCTGGAACATGGTGGTAAGCTATAAGAATAAAGATCTGGAGAGCCTCTTCTACATTGTGCGCGAAACCAGCCTGGGCATGAAAAACTATGAAAAGATTCTCCTGCAGGACCGAAACCGCCGCTGGATACCCACCGTTGAGACCATAGCCCGCAACAAACCCACCTTTTTTGCTGTAGGCGCTGCCCACCTGCCCGGCGAAGACGGCCTTATTAACCTGCTGCGCCGCAGAGGCTATACCATAGAGGCGATCGTGTATTGA
- a CDS encoding lipoprotein signal peptidase (COG0597 Lipoprotein signal peptidase) — protein sequence MKFFLAALGVIAIDQTVKLLVHYNMELGIAGEVNVLGDWFRLHYLLNPGMAFGMKLDWEWGKLLLTMFRFAATIGIGYYICLLINRKAHPGLIWSMALILGGAVGNLIDSIFYGVYLEGNLVPGAPTPWFHGQVIDMLYFPLYEGVLPDWIPGWGGQYFIFFRPVFNIADSAIFVGVALILLMQRRFFSEPEETAPAESGYTDTEEVTTHHP from the coding sequence TTGAAGTTCTTCTTGGCGGCGCTGGGGGTGATTGCCATTGACCAAACAGTAAAACTGCTGGTCCACTATAATATGGAACTCGGCATTGCCGGCGAGGTCAATGTACTGGGCGATTGGTTCAGGCTGCATTACCTCCTGAATCCGGGAATGGCCTTTGGCATGAAACTCGATTGGGAGTGGGGCAAGCTCCTGCTCACCATGTTCAGGTTTGCTGCTACTATTGGCATAGGCTATTACATATGCCTGCTCATTAACCGTAAGGCACATCCGGGACTTATCTGGAGCATGGCGCTCATTCTGGGAGGAGCAGTGGGCAATTTAATAGACAGTATCTTTTACGGAGTTTATCTGGAAGGTAACCTGGTGCCGGGAGCTCCCACCCCCTGGTTTCATGGTCAGGTAATCGATATGCTCTACTTCCCCCTCTATGAGGGGGTTCTGCCCGATTGGATTCCAGGCTGGGGAGGCCAGTACTTTATTTTCTTCCGGCCGGTTTTTAATATTGCCGACTCGGCTATTTTTGTAGGTGTTGCCCTGATTTTGCTCATGCAGCGCCGCTTTTTTAGCGAACCGGAAGAAACAGCACCTGCAGAAAGCGGGTATACAGATACCGAAGAAGTAACCACACATCATCCATAA
- a CDS encoding Fe2+-dicitrate sensor, membrane protein (COG3712 Fe2+-dicitrate sensor, membrane component), whose translation MKGDCGVDDLLSDLSFQKWVLHQDAESGLFWEKWVREHPGCKGTVAEATIILKTLKFNESSLSEKESDQLLQRIRYTNASGNTSGAPKTIVRPISSRVEQLQYQQSRRKSTIRTFMGYAAVLATALAFALSIHFLSGNQKKGAGPQLVEKVNNKGQKAAIFLPDGSKVMLNSSSTIRYPKQFSEDVREVYLKGEAFFEVTTGSRPFIVQTDKLAARVLGTSFNVNAFPDSKEHSVSLVTGKVELHPADADQQYLILEPGEKGKIESVAGKLVKTGFDYEEEVGWKEDVLIFKDVPLEEALKRIEKWYGVEFVTDEVPKEDHYVTGRFARESLHNVLLSIGFTAKFKYQLKGNKVYITFHQ comes from the coding sequence ATGAAAGGTGATTGTGGAGTAGATGATCTTTTGTCGGACCTGTCGTTTCAAAAATGGGTACTGCATCAGGATGCTGAATCAGGCCTGTTTTGGGAAAAATGGGTGCGTGAACACCCTGGCTGTAAAGGAACAGTAGCAGAAGCTACGATTATACTGAAAACACTAAAGTTCAATGAAAGCAGCCTTTCAGAGAAAGAGAGTGATCAGCTGCTTCAGAGAATCAGGTATACCAATGCATCCGGCAATACATCTGGCGCTCCAAAAACAATTGTAAGACCCATTAGCAGCCGTGTGGAACAGCTTCAGTACCAGCAAAGCAGGCGGAAAAGCACTATACGTACTTTTATGGGTTATGCGGCTGTTCTGGCAACTGCACTTGCTTTTGCTTTGTCAATACACTTTCTATCTGGAAACCAAAAAAAAGGTGCAGGCCCTCAGCTGGTTGAAAAAGTAAATAACAAAGGCCAGAAAGCAGCCATATTCCTGCCCGATGGCTCAAAAGTTATGCTTAATTCTTCCAGTACCATCAGGTATCCCAAGCAGTTTTCGGAAGATGTAAGAGAGGTTTACCTGAAAGGAGAAGCCTTTTTTGAGGTTACCACAGGTAGCAGGCCTTTTATTGTACAAACCGACAAATTAGCGGCAAGGGTACTGGGCACCTCCTTTAATGTTAATGCTTTTCCTGATAGTAAAGAGCACTCTGTTTCTTTGGTAACGGGCAAAGTAGAGCTGCATCCGGCAGATGCTGATCAGCAATACCTAATCCTTGAACCAGGCGAAAAAGGTAAAATTGAAAGTGTAGCAGGAAAGCTTGTTAAAACAGGTTTTGATTACGAGGAAGAGGTGGGATGGAAGGAGGATGTACTAATTTTTAAAGACGTGCCCCTGGAAGAAGCACTTAAACGGATAGAGAAATGGTATGGAGTAGAATTTGTAACAGACGAAGTTCCCAAAGAGGATCACTATGTAACCGGCAGGTTTGCCCGGGAATCTCTTCATAATGTTTTGTTGAGTATAGGATTTACTGCAAAGTTTAAATACCAGTTGAAAGGCAATAAAGTATATATAACATTTCACCAGTAA
- a CDS encoding TonB-dependent receptor plug (COG1629 Outer membrane receptor proteins, mostly Fe transport): MKEVLVNIEAKNERMDKVLGEIESQTKLSFVYDSKQLNMRKKVSINARNIPLFDVLQELSFQARVRFRQVNHNISIQSIDEREEKPTDIKKAVPPVTITGKVTDETGEGLPGATVRLKGNRSVGAVTDFDGNFRIEVPEDQLNGTLLISFIGFREQEVPINSRSVIDVQLAPDVESLEEVVVIGYGTQQERDLTSAISRVQAEEITQTPTGQAMQSLQGRVPGVQIVSSGAPGAAPTVRVRGVGSLNGNASPLYVVDGMFFEDIDFLNPNDIASMSILKDASAAAIYGVRAANGVVLIETKSGSFNQKPEIVYDGYYGVQRAQNILKLANAEQFTRYIRETGATADNEFIDNAFQRFGRSRINPNVPDVNTDWYNEVLQTAPIQNHSLSISGGSEKTRYSVGANYFEQEGLLRETRNSFERYNLRGKINFEATDWLSAGLNMNVSSATQYNAENSVWFKTYFAVPILPVYDEQNTAASPIRLSNAQQLGYRSSQNPFYDLFYNDNRNRDNRVLANVYVDLKLIPDKLTFNTTYNSSYGNINARNVDFRFNDGRTQHPYAIRKESATTLNGIWDNVLTYSDMFGKHELTAMAGYSFRSETRDGLYARGTGTGDQGAPNRDREELWYLYYAEEIDVDNVEDFGSRFYGSSYFGRISYNYDGRYLLFGSFRRDGTSKFQQRWGNFPTIGAGWVLSEENFFNVAPINFLKFRAGWGRLGNDAVAFATGAPTLSPVFTAINNQYVQGREVDYVFDYLDRWETTEEINVGLSSRLLDNRLSLEADYYIRDTEDAVVTIILPVVRESIRRNRGEIRNSGFELALNWTDEISNNFSYTIGGNVATLKNEILNLGGQQYLDAGSAEFRQRFIVGEPIAAFFGYEVEGVFQNEQQIANSGYNSEFIADNNLVPGDFIYRDQNADGVINDQDRVVLGSYLPNLNYGLNLGLNWRNLEFTALFQGQSGHSILNRKRGEIIFTTDPNIDAELANNLWRGEGTSNRYPSAAGLRKGWNQNMSDYFVEDGSFWRIQNVRLAYNLRNNSLFGTTMPDARVTLTAERPLTVFDYNGFNPEVPDGIDRQTYPIPAVYTLGLMLRL; this comes from the coding sequence TTGAAAGAGGTTCTTGTTAATATCGAGGCAAAAAACGAGCGGATGGATAAAGTGCTGGGAGAAATAGAATCCCAGACCAAGCTAAGCTTTGTCTATGATTCTAAGCAACTGAACATGAGGAAAAAGGTATCTATCAATGCCCGGAATATACCTTTGTTCGATGTTTTGCAGGAGCTGTCTTTTCAGGCCAGGGTCAGATTCAGGCAGGTCAACCATAATATCAGCATCCAAAGTATTGATGAAAGAGAAGAAAAACCGACTGACATAAAAAAGGCCGTTCCGCCGGTTACCATAACAGGTAAAGTTACAGATGAGACGGGTGAGGGGCTACCGGGCGCAACTGTGAGGCTAAAGGGTAACAGATCAGTAGGTGCTGTTACTGATTTTGACGGTAATTTTCGGATTGAGGTACCGGAAGATCAGCTAAACGGAACCCTGCTTATTTCATTTATAGGTTTTCGTGAGCAGGAAGTGCCCATTAATAGCCGATCTGTAATTGATGTGCAGCTGGCGCCGGATGTTGAATCCCTGGAGGAAGTGGTGGTAATTGGCTATGGTACCCAACAGGAAAGAGATCTGACATCTGCCATTTCAAGGGTGCAGGCCGAAGAAATTACCCAGACGCCTACCGGGCAGGCCATGCAGTCGCTCCAGGGAAGAGTACCTGGCGTACAAATTGTAAGCAGTGGTGCGCCGGGTGCCGCACCAACCGTGCGGGTAAGGGGTGTTGGATCCCTGAATGGTAATGCATCGCCCCTCTATGTAGTCGATGGCATGTTTTTCGAGGATATCGATTTTCTGAACCCCAACGACATTGCCAGCATGTCGATCCTGAAAGATGCATCGGCAGCTGCCATTTATGGGGTACGAGCTGCCAATGGTGTGGTACTGATCGAAACCAAATCCGGCTCCTTTAACCAGAAACCAGAAATTGTTTACGATGGGTACTATGGGGTACAGCGGGCACAAAATATACTGAAGCTGGCCAATGCAGAGCAGTTTACCCGCTACATCCGGGAAACGGGAGCCACTGCCGATAACGAATTCATAGACAATGCATTTCAGCGCTTTGGCAGGAGCAGAATTAACCCTAATGTGCCGGATGTTAATACCGACTGGTACAATGAAGTTTTACAGACGGCTCCCATACAAAATCATTCGCTTAGTATTAGTGGGGGCAGCGAAAAAACAAGATACTCTGTAGGCGCAAACTATTTTGAGCAGGAAGGACTGCTTCGGGAAACCCGTAACTCTTTTGAAAGATATAACCTAAGAGGTAAGATTAATTTTGAGGCCACCGACTGGCTGAGTGCAGGTTTGAACATGAACGTCAGTTCGGCTACTCAGTATAATGCAGAAAATTCGGTATGGTTTAAAACCTACTTTGCCGTTCCGATTTTGCCGGTGTACGACGAGCAGAATACAGCAGCAAGCCCCATACGCCTGAGCAACGCCCAGCAGCTGGGGTATCGTAGTTCACAAAATCCTTTTTATGATTTATTTTACAACGATAACCGGAACAGGGATAACAGGGTGCTGGCAAATGTATATGTAGATTTAAAGCTCATCCCTGATAAACTAACCTTTAATACTACCTACAATTCCAGCTATGGCAACATCAATGCGCGGAATGTAGACTTCAGGTTCAATGATGGGCGTACACAGCACCCATATGCAATCAGAAAGGAAAGTGCTACCACCCTGAATGGTATCTGGGATAATGTGCTCACCTATTCTGATATGTTTGGCAAACATGAACTTACCGCAATGGCAGGCTACTCCTTTAGGTCAGAAACCAGAGACGGACTTTATGCCAGGGGTACGGGAACGGGCGATCAGGGAGCGCCAAACAGAGACCGGGAAGAACTTTGGTACCTGTACTATGCCGAGGAAATAGATGTAGATAATGTGGAAGATTTTGGCTCCAGATTTTATGGCAGTTCCTATTTCGGGCGTATTTCTTATAATTACGACGGCCGTTACCTGCTCTTCGGTTCGTTCAGAAGAGATGGTACCAGTAAGTTTCAGCAAAGGTGGGGTAATTTTCCTACCATTGGCGCAGGCTGGGTTTTATCTGAAGAAAACTTCTTCAATGTTGCACCCATCAATTTCCTGAAATTCAGGGCCGGCTGGGGTAGGTTAGGCAACGATGCGGTCGCATTTGCTACCGGAGCCCCAACCCTTTCTCCAGTTTTTACGGCAATCAACAACCAGTATGTACAGGGAAGAGAAGTTGATTATGTTTTTGACTACCTGGACCGCTGGGAAACAACGGAAGAAATAAACGTTGGCCTCTCTTCCCGATTGCTGGATAACCGCCTGTCGCTGGAAGCCGACTACTACATCAGGGATACGGAAGATGCCGTGGTGACCATTATTTTGCCGGTTGTAAGGGAAAGTATCAGGAGAAACCGGGGCGAAATACGCAACTCCGGCTTTGAGCTTGCCCTGAACTGGACTGATGAGATATCCAATAATTTTAGCTATACCATTGGCGGTAATGTAGCCACCCTTAAAAATGAGATACTGAACCTGGGTGGTCAGCAGTACTTAGATGCCGGATCAGCCGAATTTCGCCAGCGTTTCATAGTAGGTGAGCCTATTGCAGCATTTTTCGGCTATGAAGTAGAAGGTGTTTTCCAGAACGAGCAGCAAATAGCCAACAGTGGCTATAACAGCGAGTTTATTGCCGATAATAATCTTGTACCCGGCGATTTCATTTACCGCGATCAGAATGCTGATGGTGTGATCAATGATCAGGACAGGGTGGTTTTAGGCTCTTATTTACCAAACCTGAATTACGGATTAAACCTGGGGCTGAACTGGAGAAATCTGGAGTTCACGGCACTTTTCCAGGGCCAGTCCGGCCACAGCATCCTCAACAGAAAGCGGGGTGAGATTATTTTCACTACTGACCCCAACATCGATGCAGAGCTGGCCAACAACTTATGGCGAGGCGAAGGAACCTCCAACAGATACCCTTCGGCAGCAGGCCTAAGAAAAGGATGGAATCAGAACATGAGCGACTACTTTGTAGAAGATGGTTCCTTCTGGAGGATTCAGAACGTAAGGCTCGCTTATAACCTGCGCAACAACAGTCTCTTTGGAACCACCATGCCTGATGCCAGAGTTACCCTGACAGCCGAAAGGCCCCTGACGGTTTTTGATTACAATGGGTTTAACCCTGAAGTACCGGATGGTATTGACCGCCAGACCTACCCGATCCCTGCAGTGTATACTTTAGGTTTAATGTTAAGACTCTAA